The Bacteroidia bacterium genome includes a region encoding these proteins:
- a CDS encoding histidine--tRNA ligase translates to MAVNISIPKGTRDFLPVVMQRRNYIFSTLREVFCLHGYQPIETPAMEELSTLLGKYGEEGDKLLFRILNSGDFLGKVSEEEFKLKNLNKLASLICEKGLRYDLTVPFARFVVMHRNELTFPFKRYQIQPVWRADRPQKGRYREFYQCDVDVIGSDSLLNELELLQIIEAVFIRLNLDVTIILNNRKILHGIATYLDCADKLTDITVAIDKLDKIGQDGVLKELNEKGFSAETINKLVPILEFSSKLNSNEAVLDFTRTILTDEIGKKGIEEMDFVLNYAKEAGVSSKIKFDLSLARGLSYYTGTILEVKANNVEMGSICGGGRYDNLTGIFGMPGVSGVGMSFGADRIYDVLESLGKFPAGVSSSTKVLFVNFGLNEEKYCLQILRKLHAKGISSEIFPDTGAKMKKQMGYADAKKIPYVVIIGENEMKSGKLSLKNMNTGEQCELTVEELLTYDFQLK, encoded by the coding sequence ATGGCAGTAAATATTTCAATTCCTAAAGGAACCCGCGATTTCTTGCCCGTTGTTATGCAAAGGCGGAATTATATTTTCTCAACATTACGCGAAGTGTTTTGTTTGCATGGATATCAGCCTATAGAGACTCCTGCAATGGAAGAATTATCTACATTGTTAGGGAAATATGGTGAAGAGGGCGATAAGCTTTTATTCAGAATTTTAAATTCAGGTGATTTCCTTGGAAAAGTTTCTGAGGAAGAATTTAAATTAAAAAACTTAAATAAATTAGCTTCTTTAATTTGTGAGAAAGGGTTACGTTATGATTTAACAGTTCCTTTTGCGCGATTTGTTGTGATGCATCGTAATGAATTAACTTTTCCATTTAAGAGATATCAGATACAGCCTGTTTGGCGTGCCGATCGTCCGCAGAAAGGTCGTTATCGTGAGTTTTATCAATGCGATGTTGATGTGATTGGCAGCGATTCATTGCTTAATGAATTAGAACTTTTACAGATTATTGAAGCTGTTTTTATACGATTAAATCTTGATGTAACAATTATTCTTAACAATAGAAAAATACTACACGGAATTGCTACATATTTGGATTGTGCAGATAAACTTACAGATATAACAGTTGCTATTGATAAACTAGATAAGATAGGACAGGATGGAGTTCTGAAAGAATTAAACGAAAAAGGTTTTTCTGCTGAAACAATAAATAAACTTGTCCCGATTTTAGAGTTTTCTTCTAAACTGAACTCGAATGAGGCAGTCCTTGATTTCACCAGGACAATACTGACCGATGAAATAGGAAAAAAGGGAATAGAGGAAATGGATTTTGTTTTAAATTATGCAAAAGAAGCTGGAGTCTCATCAAAAATAAAATTTGATTTATCTTTAGCCCGTGGTTTAAGCTATTATACCGGAACTATACTCGAAGTTAAAGCAAATAATGTTGAAATGGGAAGCATTTGCGGTGGTGGTAGATATGATAATTTAACTGGAATTTTTGGAATGCCCGGGGTTTCAGGTGTTGGAATGTCATTTGGTGCCGATCGTATTTATGATGTATTGGAAAGTCTAGGAAAATTCCCAGCAGGGGTAAGTTCTTCTACCAAAGTGTTATTTGTTAATTTTGGACTAAATGAAGAGAAGTATTGCTTGCAGATTCTTCGAAAGCTTCATGCAAAAGGAATTTCATCTGAAATATTTCCTGATACAGGGGCTAAAATGAAAAAACAAATGGGATATGCTGATGCAAAGAAAATTCCGTACGTTGTTATTATTGGCGAAAATGAAATGAAATCGGGGAAGCTTAGCCTCAAAAATATGAATACGGGCGAACAATGTGAATTAACTGTAGAAGAACTTTTAACTTACGATTTTCAACTTAAATAA
- a CDS encoding SDR family NAD(P)-dependent oxidoreductase codes for MKNSISILGCGWLGEPLAVHLIGKGCSVKGSTTSENKLQKLYELNIEPYLLKLNSISSGISEFLSSEILIIAIPSKDIEGFKVLRNYIEKSTIKYVLFVSSTSVYANSNELITEENPVLSSALAEIENVFITNTSFKTTIIRFGGLLGYNRKPGLFYPKGRVIENPDSAVNMIHRVDCIGIINAIIEKEIWNEIFNGCADSHPTKREFYTKAALDIGLQIPLFDESKSGENKIISSQKLKVELNYKFKYPDLLNIAE; via the coding sequence TTGAAAAACTCAATCAGCATATTAGGATGTGGCTGGCTTGGAGAGCCATTAGCTGTTCATCTAATTGGTAAAGGATGTTCTGTAAAAGGTTCAACAACATCTGAAAACAAATTGCAGAAATTATATGAACTAAATATAGAACCATACTTATTAAAACTTAATTCAATATCATCTGGTATTTCAGAATTCTTAAGCTCAGAAATTTTAATAATTGCTATTCCATCAAAAGATATAGAAGGTTTTAAAGTATTAAGAAATTATATTGAAAAATCAACGATTAAATATGTGTTATTTGTTAGTTCAACCTCTGTTTATGCAAATTCAAATGAATTAATTACCGAAGAAAATCCTGTTTTAAGTTCTGCCTTAGCTGAAATTGAAAATGTTTTCATCACAAATACAAGTTTTAAAACTACAATTATAAGATTTGGGGGACTATTAGGATATAATCGAAAACCTGGTTTGTTTTACCCGAAAGGAAGAGTTATAGAAAATCCCGACTCGGCAGTAAATATGATACATCGCGTTGATTGCATTGGAATAATAAATGCAATTATTGAAAAAGAAATATGGAACGAAATATTTAATGGTTGTGCAGACAGCCATCCAACCAAAAGAGAGTTTTACACAAAAGCTGCCTTAGATATTGGTTTGCAAATACCATTGTTTGATGAAAGCAAATCAGGTGAAAATAAAATCATTTCAAGCCAAAAGTTAAAAGTGGAGTTAAACTATAAGTTTAAATATCCCGATTTATTAAATATTGCTGAATAA
- a CDS encoding thioredoxin family protein, whose product MRTIILTLVITLFSLSIFAQQTELKWYSLKEAMELTKKNPKKLFIDMYTDWCGWCKKMDAETFNNPAIAKYLTENFYLVKFDAETRDTIVFKEKQYVNKSTGNRPPHELAIELLGGKMSYPTVVYLDENLNPLSAVPGYMTPTDIEPVLIFFSRDIYKVSPFNEFKDNFNKTFKDTVPFVEKVKWVSLEKAEKLNLKNPKKILVFLYHEWCIDCKMMISTTFNQDVIAKYLNENYYPVKFDITTKDTVNFNSAVFVNEQKEHPYHQFAVSLLGGKMNVPQMVFINGQNQLITLVPGYFLAKNIEPVMHFFKEDAFLTKKWEEYVKGFVGDIK is encoded by the coding sequence ATGAGAACAATTATACTGACATTAGTAATAACCTTATTTTCTTTATCAATATTTGCTCAGCAAACAGAATTAAAATGGTATTCTTTAAAAGAAGCCATGGAGTTAACAAAAAAGAATCCTAAGAAATTATTTATCGATATGTACACCGATTGGTGTGGTTGGTGTAAAAAAATGGACGCCGAAACATTCAATAATCCTGCAATTGCCAAGTACCTCACCGAAAATTTTTATCTTGTAAAATTTGATGCCGAAACTCGCGATACTATTGTTTTTAAAGAAAAACAATATGTAAATAAAAGTACCGGAAACAGACCCCCGCACGAGCTTGCTATTGAGCTTTTAGGTGGTAAAATGTCGTATCCAACTGTTGTTTATTTAGACGAAAACCTGAATCCTCTAAGTGCTGTTCCCGGGTATATGACACCAACTGATATTGAACCGGTGCTTATTTTTTTCTCGCGCGATATTTATAAGGTATCTCCTTTTAATGAATTTAAAGATAATTTTAACAAAACATTTAAAGATACTGTTCCATTTGTTGAGAAAGTAAAATGGGTATCACTTGAAAAAGCAGAAAAATTAAATCTGAAAAATCCAAAGAAAATTTTGGTGTTTCTTTATCATGAGTGGTGCATCGACTGTAAAATGATGATTAGCACAACATTTAACCAGGATGTTATTGCAAAATATTTAAATGAAAATTATTATCCGGTAAAGTTTGATATTACAACAAAAGATACTGTGAATTTTAATTCGGCTGTATTCGTTAACGAACAAAAAGAACATCCCTATCACCAGTTTGCAGTTTCGCTTTTAGGGGGAAAAATGAATGTACCACAAATGGTTTTTATTAACGGACAAAACCAGCTTATAACATTAGTGCCTGGATATTTTCTTGCTAAAAATATAGAACCTGTTATGCACTTTTTTAAAGAAGATGCATTTCTTACAAAAAAGTGGGAAGAGTATGTTAAAGGTTTTGTTGGAGATATTAAGTAA
- a CDS encoding aminoacyl-histidine dipeptidase produces the protein MGKLNHLNPTQVWENFEALCNIPHPSKKEEKIIQYMKEFGEKLGLKTIVDEVGNVIIKKPATPGMENRRGIIMQGHLDMVPQKNSDKVHDFEKDPIVPWIDGEWVKATGTTLGADNGLGVAAAMAVMQAKDFAHGPVECLFTVDEETGMTGAFELKPGLLDGDILLNLDSEDEGELYVGCAGGIDASIKFHYTEEAVPSNHVAYKLSITGLKGGHSGLEIILYRGNSNKLMNRFFKYAQKEFSLRIATIDGGSLRNAIPRESFATVVIPVEKEAAFAKGISSFESIVKKEFSDADPDFKFAAEKTAMPANIIDLKTQTELINAVYACPNGVIRMSDSMPGLVETSTNLAIVKSANGVISIACLLRSSVDSAKEDLVEAIHSTFAMTSAKIEFEGGYPGWKPNMNSAILKTAGEVYQKKFGKVPDIKAIHAGLECGLLGGVYPNWDMISFGPTIRYPHSPDEKANIPSVQKFWDFLVEVLKNAPLK, from the coding sequence ATGGGCAAGTTAAATCATTTGAATCCTACGCAAGTATGGGAAAATTTTGAAGCGTTGTGTAATATTCCTCATCCTTCAAAAAAAGAAGAAAAGATAATTCAGTACATGAAAGAGTTTGGCGAAAAACTCGGTTTAAAAACTATTGTTGATGAAGTTGGAAACGTAATAATTAAAAAACCTGCAACTCCTGGTATGGAAAACAGAAGAGGAATTATTATGCAGGGACACCTTGATATGGTTCCACAAAAAAACAGCGATAAAGTTCACGATTTCGAAAAAGATCCTATTGTACCTTGGATTGATGGTGAATGGGTAAAAGCTACAGGCACTACTTTGGGTGCAGATAATGGATTAGGTGTTGCAGCAGCAATGGCAGTAATGCAGGCAAAAGATTTTGCTCATGGTCCTGTTGAATGTTTATTTACTGTTGATGAAGAAACCGGAATGACAGGTGCCTTTGAATTAAAACCAGGTCTGCTTGATGGCGATATTCTTTTAAATCTTGACTCTGAAGATGAAGGTGAACTATATGTTGGTTGTGCAGGCGGTATTGATGCCAGTATCAAATTTCATTATACAGAAGAAGCAGTTCCTTCAAATCATGTAGCTTATAAACTTTCTATAACTGGTTTAAAAGGTGGTCACTCTGGTTTGGAAATTATTCTTTACAGAGGAAACTCAAACAAGTTAATGAACAGATTCTTTAAATATGCTCAGAAAGAATTTAGCTTAAGAATTGCTACAATTGATGGCGGAAGTTTAAGAAATGCTATTCCTCGCGAATCATTTGCAACAGTTGTTATACCTGTTGAAAAAGAAGCAGCATTTGCAAAAGGTATTTCTTCTTTTGAATCAATTGTTAAGAAAGAATTTTCAGATGCAGATCCTGATTTTAAATTTGCCGCTGAGAAAACAGCAATGCCTGCAAACATAATTGATTTGAAAACACAAACAGAATTAATTAATGCTGTTTATGCTTGTCCAAATGGAGTTATTCGTATGAGTGATTCAATGCCAGGACTAGTTGAAACTTCAACAAATTTAGCAATAGTAAAATCTGCAAATGGTGTAATTTCTATTGCATGTTTACTTCGCAGTTCAGTTGATTCTGCTAAAGAAGATTTGGTAGAGGCTATTCACAGTACTTTTGCAATGACAAGTGCAAAAATAGAATTTGAAGGCGGTTACCCTGGATGGAAACCAAATATGAATTCAGCAATCTTAAAAACTGCTGGTGAAGTTTATCAGAAAAAATTTGGCAAAGTACCAGATATTAAAGCAATTCATGCAGGACTAGAATGCGGTTTACTTGGTGGAGTTTATCCTAACTGGGATATGATTTCTTTCGGACCAACTATTCGATACCCACATTCTCCAGATGAAAAAGCAAACATTCCTTCTGTACAAAAATTCTGGGATTTCTTAGTTGAAGTTCTTAAAAATGCACCATTGAAATAA
- a CDS encoding MFS transporter translates to MVEKIQKTLRDSKAARWTALAVVAFTMLCGYYLADVMAPLSGLLEQQLHWNSEEYGFFTSAYGWFNVFLFFLIIGGIILDKMGVRFTGLMATIIMVVGIGLKYWAVSTTSLDGVVIFGWKGQVMLAALGFAIFGVGIEVAGITVSKIIVKWFKGKEMALAMGLEMATARIGTGLAIGTSLPIAKYFGTVSMPLLFGLVMACIGLIAFILYTFQDRKLDISQAAFDKQNAVENTEEAFSVKDILKIVTNKGWWYIALLCVLFYSAVFPFLKYATDLMIQKFHVPEDWAGLIPALLPFGTIVLTPFFGNLYDRKGKGATIMIIGSLLLIFVHTMFSIPFLSHWLVAIILTIILGIGFSLVPSAMWPSVPKIIPENQLGTAYSLIFWVQNWGLMGVPYLIGWVLENYCVTHRVGETVDGVVLTATQFNYTIPMMIFTTLSVLALLVSLLLKAEDKKKGYGLQLPNIKK, encoded by the coding sequence ATGGTTGAAAAAATTCAAAAGACCTTAAGAGACAGTAAAGCTGCTCGTTGGACAGCTTTAGCAGTTGTAGCATTTACAATGCTTTGCGGTTATTACTTAGCAGATGTTATGGCTCCCTTAAGTGGACTTTTAGAGCAACAATTACATTGGAATAGTGAAGAATATGGTTTTTTCACAAGTGCATATGGTTGGTTTAATGTATTTTTATTTTTCTTAATTATCGGAGGTATTATACTCGATAAAATGGGGGTTCGTTTTACAGGTTTAATGGCCACCATAATAATGGTTGTCGGAATTGGATTAAAATATTGGGCTGTATCAACAACATCACTTGACGGAGTTGTTATTTTTGGATGGAAAGGTCAGGTAATGCTTGCCGCACTTGGTTTTGCAATTTTTGGTGTTGGTATTGAGGTTGCCGGAATTACAGTATCTAAAATTATAGTAAAATGGTTTAAAGGAAAAGAAATGGCTCTTGCAATGGGTCTGGAAATGGCAACTGCAAGAATCGGTACTGGTCTGGCAATTGGTACATCACTTCCTATAGCAAAATACTTTGGTACAGTTTCAATGCCTCTGCTTTTTGGATTAGTAATGGCTTGTATTGGATTAATCGCTTTTATTTTATATACATTCCAAGACAGAAAACTTGATATTTCTCAAGCAGCTTTTGACAAACAAAATGCTGTTGAAAATACAGAAGAAGCATTTAGTGTTAAAGACATATTAAAAATAGTTACAAATAAAGGCTGGTGGTATATTGCATTACTTTGTGTTTTGTTTTACTCTGCAGTATTCCCATTCCTTAAATATGCCACTGATTTAATGATTCAAAAATTTCATGTTCCAGAAGATTGGGCAGGACTTATTCCAGCCTTACTCCCATTTGGAACAATTGTCTTAACTCCATTCTTTGGAAACTTATATGACCGTAAAGGTAAAGGAGCAACAATCATGATTATTGGTTCCCTTTTATTAATATTTGTTCATACAATGTTCTCCATTCCATTTTTAAGTCATTGGTTAGTTGCAATAATATTAACAATTATTCTAGGAATAGGGTTCTCTTTAGTACCTTCTGCAATGTGGCCTTCAGTACCTAAAATTATACCTGAAAACCAATTGGGAACAGCATACTCTTTAATCTTCTGGGTACAAAACTGGGGATTAATGGGTGTACCTTATTTAATTGGATGGGTGTTAGAAAATTATTGTGTAACTCATCGTGTTGGCGAAACTGTAGATGGAGTTGTACTAACTGCTACTCAGTTTAACTATACAATCCCAATGATGATTTTTACTACCTTAAGTGTACTTGCTTTATTAGTTTCTTTGTTACTAAAAGCCGAAGACAAGAAAAAAGGATATGGTCTTCAACTACCAAACATCAAGAAATAA
- a CDS encoding M28 family peptidase produces MINNNIGWHALMTDFTLLHSEGNFPLQAYSEFMPPPRVGISPYGEIDYNIFSKNDEYGWHISELEEESELKPGIVHIGEQIMHQIIKLGKGETVNHIAGHQHHNLTNNVYWPDELSKNAGKFVNEKFVVFLPLVFSKTQDDKGRVRWTFFGGSEQGPEKAFWKSFYNSPDNEKDETDSLNYIQNIIKDAFGENFIDNINLNDCGFKVLPTSSCTSLPSWTKQYIIKETDSFENVKYLLTFKPFSELPQQLKEQYLQGKTALLPFPGSLVFWGMPTYNKLKHELPTAQQISLLKLVARHSGNGGVRVPQSGWLHEPHPDIKEKDIHLNLVNNTYHRTHRWQRIHKHEDELLQTPRADKLIKILFSTDLDTIGLYDKPLARNCQLWTNDYKLIIDGPKAKRINILHAETHLAKGGLFGYRFLFPPMQVGLYEVYWHRPLVAYLSSKTNEITIQSESLNGYFTAYNIQDKNINNVIELWPRLLKRKSHLTAIYSLDRKHDHYHHQTAHNIITLIDKFHELGEKKLSREFARHLLQISKHESLDQWLREIAVKATNKADGEFLLKEVEKVIESKEAVNTLPESITFNKTANRKFEESWWNDINFLAHGAFINKDNADCVQDDPTLTNITHKKRDLEPLGDYLLDRHKKAISEAKMEGIALCGETPFKWDTDFSFDAFGGWRMNQEGKTYERNILVIIPGKNRNEAVIMGDHYDTAYMEDVYDKDNGGTGARLSAKGADDNYSASSTLLQAAPIFLEMSKKGLLERDVWLMHITGEEFPSDCLGARFFCRSIIEKTLKLHLGNEKYIDLSSTKIVGAFIMDMIGHNKDTDRDIFQISPGKSVESTKIAYQAHIANLMWNQLAYKLNCNSARSNLNRGKRSTDGITIPEVAKHLPLMGEVRTKLHTHSSLYNTDCQILSDVGIPVVLFMENYDLHRTGYHDTHDTMENIDLDYGAAFAAICIETVARVATQ; encoded by the coding sequence ATGATAAACAATAATATTGGATGGCATGCTCTAATGACTGATTTCACGTTGTTACACAGCGAAGGAAATTTTCCCCTGCAGGCTTATTCAGAATTTATGCCTCCGCCAAGAGTGGGTATTTCGCCATATGGAGAAATTGATTACAACATTTTTTCAAAAAACGATGAATATGGATGGCATATTTCTGAACTTGAGGAAGAAAGCGAGCTAAAGCCTGGCATAGTGCATATTGGGGAACAAATAATGCATCAAATTATAAAACTTGGGAAAGGTGAAACCGTAAATCATATTGCTGGGCATCAACATCATAACCTTACGAACAATGTGTACTGGCCTGATGAATTATCAAAAAATGCAGGAAAGTTTGTAAATGAGAAATTTGTAGTTTTTTTACCCCTTGTATTTTCTAAAACACAAGATGATAAAGGAAGAGTAAGATGGACTTTTTTTGGTGGAAGCGAACAGGGGCCTGAAAAAGCATTCTGGAAAAGCTTTTATAATTCGCCAGACAACGAAAAAGATGAAACAGATTCTTTAAATTATATTCAAAATATTATTAAAGATGCATTTGGTGAAAATTTTATTGATAATATTAATTTAAACGACTGTGGCTTTAAAGTTTTACCAACTTCTTCATGCACTTCCCTTCCATCATGGACTAAACAATATATAATAAAAGAAACTGATTCATTTGAAAACGTAAAATATCTATTAACTTTTAAACCATTTTCTGAGCTACCACAACAATTAAAAGAACAATATTTACAAGGTAAAACTGCACTTTTACCATTTCCGGGAAGCTTAGTTTTCTGGGGAATGCCAACGTATAATAAATTAAAACATGAACTACCCACTGCCCAGCAAATTTCATTATTAAAACTTGTTGCCAGACACAGTGGTAACGGAGGAGTACGTGTACCTCAATCTGGATGGTTACATGAACCTCATCCAGATATAAAAGAAAAAGATATTCATCTGAACCTTGTTAATAACACATATCACCGTACACATCGTTGGCAAAGAATCCATAAACATGAAGATGAATTATTACAAACACCAAGAGCTGATAAACTTATTAAAATTCTTTTTAGCACAGACTTAGACACTATAGGACTTTACGATAAGCCACTTGCCAGAAATTGCCAATTATGGACTAATGACTACAAACTAATAATTGACGGACCAAAAGCAAAACGAATTAATATTTTGCACGCAGAAACACATTTAGCAAAAGGAGGTTTATTTGGTTATCGGTTTCTTTTTCCACCAATGCAAGTTGGATTATATGAAGTGTACTGGCACAGACCATTAGTTGCTTATCTGTCGTCGAAAACAAATGAAATAACTATACAGTCTGAAAGTTTAAATGGATATTTTACTGCGTATAATATTCAAGATAAAAACATTAATAATGTTATTGAACTCTGGCCAAGATTATTAAAAAGGAAATCTCATTTAACAGCAATATATTCTCTTGACCGAAAACATGATCATTACCACCACCAGACAGCTCATAACATTATAACATTAATTGACAAGTTTCATGAATTAGGAGAAAAAAAGTTAAGCAGAGAATTTGCAAGACATTTGTTACAAATAAGCAAACATGAATCTTTAGATCAATGGTTAAGGGAGATTGCCGTAAAAGCAACAAATAAAGCAGATGGAGAATTTTTGTTAAAAGAAGTTGAAAAAGTTATTGAAAGCAAAGAAGCAGTCAACACATTACCAGAATCTATAACATTTAACAAAACAGCAAATAGAAAATTTGAAGAATCGTGGTGGAATGACATTAATTTTTTAGCTCATGGTGCATTTATAAATAAAGACAACGCAGATTGTGTTCAAGACGATCCTACTTTAACAAATATTACACATAAGAAAAGAGATTTGGAACCGTTAGGTGATTACCTTTTAGACAGACACAAGAAAGCAATTTCAGAAGCTAAGATGGAAGGCATTGCACTTTGTGGCGAAACACCTTTTAAATGGGACACCGATTTTTCATTTGATGCATTTGGTGGCTGGAGAATGAATCAGGAAGGAAAAACATATGAAAGAAATATTCTTGTAATAATTCCGGGCAAAAACAGAAATGAAGCAGTTATTATGGGGGATCATTACGATACTGCTTATATGGAAGATGTTTATGATAAAGATAACGGAGGCACAGGTGCACGGCTTTCTGCAAAAGGAGCTGATGATAATTACTCCGCATCCTCTACTTTGTTACAGGCAGCACCAATTTTTCTTGAGATGTCTAAAAAAGGGCTTTTAGAAAGAGATGTTTGGCTTATGCACATTACAGGAGAAGAATTTCCTTCTGATTGTTTGGGTGCCAGATTTTTCTGTCGTTCAATAATTGAAAAGACTTTAAAATTACATTTAGGAAACGAAAAATATATTGACCTTTCATCAACAAAAATAGTAGGTGCATTTATTATGGATATGATTGGTCATAATAAAGATACAGATCGTGACATTTTTCAGATATCTCCGGGAAAAAGTGTTGAATCAACAAAAATTGCTTATCAGGCACATATTGCAAATCTAATGTGGAATCAGTTAGCGTATAAGTTAAACTGTAATTCTGCAAGAAGTAATTTAAACCGAGGTAAAAGAAGTACTGATGGTATTACAATTCCTGAGGTTGCAAAGCATTTACCATTAATGGGTGAGGTTAGAACAAAATTACACACTCATAGTTCATTGTACAATACTGATTGTCAGATTTTATCGGACGTAGGCATACCTGTAGTTTTATTTATGGAAAACTATGACTTACATCGCACAGGTTACCATGATACTCACGATACAATGGAGAACATTGACCTTGACTACGGTGCTGCTTTTGCTGCTATTTGCATTGAAACAGTAGCAAGGGTTGCTACGCAATAA
- a CDS encoding DUF362 domain-containing protein, with protein MYNPLPYLPNRFQKLISFLKEKKTNSKLVFLVLGLLATIWFLIRVIPKPSRANYPCMQATAPFMSGFIVYLLSLGGAVIALKRFREYFYKSKFAFSFLFLIFATFLLLSSNLFLQTNIFANKDYKNINSFTPNTPIGVAQGIFPGRVTWMWDPDATNENCTNTSNNNGVIDAGDNGWYMNSNNNELVIDSMVIKSIKAIAGDTSNVQAWNKIFNYFNVKNGHGNIGYTSGQKILLKINCTSAYGGLADLRFYSDLSRNDNLSINPFAAETNPYIVLSMLRQLVNVAQVPQNMIYIGDPARNIYKELYDLWHSEFPNVNYLGNNLIHSEIDIAGNGRTPVVVTTNDKVFFSDHGSVMTQAVTDKLFTIYEDIDYLINIPTMKAHSSGGITLAAKNHFGSFTRQWALHLHDGLMGGYDGPTRLGYGLYRVQTDIMMHNLLSGKNLLIVIDALYPSNDAQGVPSKWFSLPFQNDWCSSIFMSLDPVAIESVCHDFLRTEYNGPTIAESRPNWFGVDDYLHQASDSSLWPDNITYDPDNDGVLIPSLGVHEHWNDSLLKQYTRNLGTGIGIELYKVHEGGLEIVEINQVNVSVFPNPTNDFITISNSENKKITFSFLTLTGKVLFTGTINKETDKQFDLTNFENGIYLLTVNESNKKLRLKIIKK; from the coding sequence ATGTATAATCCTCTACCATATTTACCAAATAGATTTCAAAAATTGATTTCTTTTTTAAAAGAGAAAAAAACAAATTCTAAGCTTGTTTTTCTGGTGCTGGGATTATTAGCAACCATATGGTTTTTAATTAGGGTTATTCCAAAACCAAGCAGGGCAAATTATCCTTGTATGCAAGCTACTGCACCATTTATGTCAGGTTTTATAGTTTATTTATTAAGCTTAGGAGGAGCAGTTATTGCATTAAAAAGGTTTAGAGAGTATTTTTATAAATCAAAATTTGCCTTTTCTTTTCTTTTCTTAATTTTTGCAACATTTCTTTTACTTTCTTCAAATTTGTTTTTGCAAACAAACATATTTGCAAATAAAGATTATAAAAATATTAATTCTTTTACTCCCAATACACCTATTGGCGTAGCGCAAGGGATATTTCCGGGTAGGGTAACATGGATGTGGGATCCGGATGCTACGAATGAAAATTGTACCAATACATCAAATAATAATGGTGTTATAGATGCCGGTGATAATGGATGGTATATGAATTCTAACAATAACGAGCTGGTTATTGATAGTATGGTAATTAAATCAATAAAAGCAATTGCTGGTGATACTTCTAATGTTCAGGCATGGAATAAAATTTTTAATTACTTTAATGTTAAAAACGGACACGGAAATATTGGTTATACTTCTGGGCAAAAAATTTTATTGAAAATTAATTGTACTTCTGCATATGGTGGACTGGCAGATTTAAGGTTTTATTCAGATTTAAGTCGTAATGATAATCTTAGCATTAATCCGTTTGCAGCTGAAACAAATCCCTACATTGTACTTTCAATGTTACGACAATTAGTAAATGTTGCGCAGGTTCCTCAGAATATGATATACATAGGTGATCCTGCACGTAATATTTATAAAGAATTATATGATTTATGGCATAGCGAATTTCCAAATGTAAATTATTTAGGTAATAATTTAATTCATTCAGAAATTGATATTGCAGGAAATGGAAGAACTCCTGTAGTTGTTACAACAAATGACAAAGTGTTTTTCTCCGATCACGGTTCGGTAATGACACAAGCTGTAACAGATAAATTATTTACAATTTATGAAGACATAGATTACCTTATAAATATTCCAACAATGAAAGCGCATTCATCTGGAGGGATTACTTTAGCCGCTAAAAATCACTTTGGTTCGTTTACAAGGCAATGGGCATTACATCTTCATGATGGTCTTATGGGTGGTTACGATGGTCCAACAAGATTAGGTTATGGCTTATATAGGGTACAGACTGATATAATGATGCATAATCTTTTAAGTGGAAAAAATTTGTTAATTGTTATTGATGCTTTATATCCAAGTAATGATGCTCAGGGAGTACCATCAAAATGGTTTTCACTGCCTTTTCAAAATGATTGGTGTTCGTCTATATTTATGTCTTTAGATCCTGTTGCAATTGAGTCGGTTTGTCACGATTTTTTAAGAACTGAATATAATGGACCCACTATAGCTGAAAGTAGGCCCAACTGGTTTGGAGTTGATGATTATTTACATCAGGCATCGGATTCTTCTTTGTGGCCTGATAATATAACATATGACCCAGATAATGATGGTGTTTTAATTCCTTCTTTGGGAGTTCATGAGCATTGGAATGATTCATTGTTAAAACAATATACACGAAATCTTGGAACAGGTATTGGTATTGAGTTGTATAAAGTGCATGAAGGTGGTTTAGAAATAGTTGAAATTAATCAGGTAAATGTAAGTGTATTTCCTAATCCAACTAATGATTTCATAACGATTTCAAATTCTGAGAATAAAAAAATAACGTTTTCATTTTTAACTCTTACAGGTAAAGTATTATTTACTGGTACAATTAATAAGGAAACTGATAAACAATTTGATTTAACAAATTTTGAAAATGGAATTTATTTACTGACTGTTAATGAGTCAAATAAAAAATTGAGATTAAAAATTATTAAAAAATAA